Genomic window (Corynebacterium simulans):
ACAGCCCCGCACGCATCGCAAAGCACCTAGCTGATTACGGGCTACTCGCACCAGACCTGCCGACCCTGAGTAGCGATTACGCCAGCATAGAAGTGCCAACCCGCCGCACCTTAATCATGGATGATGCTGACTGCCCAACCCTCTATGAGAACGAGGACAGTATTTTGGTAGGCACCGTGAACGGTGAGGTCAATTTCTCACTCGGGGTGCATGATGAAGTCTCTGTCACCTTGCCCGCTGACAAAGCTGAGAGCTTCGCCCTCGCTGTACTCGCAGCAGCCCAATACGCAAAGGACACACACCATGCCTAACCCAGCCCGCCAGGAAATCCTAGACGCGCAGCTCGCCCGCCAATGGGCGGAGTGGAATAAGTCCTGTGAAGTCAGCTCGCCCGAAATTCAGGCCGCAGCTAACTTCATCCTCGCCAACACCACCCCTCCGACCATGGCCGAGGTCGAATGGGACGATGATAAGCACTTCCTCGCGGAGGCGGAGAACGCCTTGGGGATGCGCTTCCTCATGGTCTGCAAGCACGACAGCTTTAACATCCGATGTCTAGGTAGCTCCACCCTCCAAGGGCGAATCATCGGGGCAGAGTTCCTCACCCCGACTGGTAAGCGCTACACCCTCACAGAGGTGCAGGAATGAGCACCGGCCCGTGGCATCGCTGGTTCGCTTGGCATCCCGTCAGAACCGAAGAGCACGGGTGGCGCTGGCTCCGCACCGTAGAACGCAGAAAAATCACCGGCCCCACGTTCACCCCATACGAAAAGCCGTATCTGTGGGAGTACCGCCCCACGCCCGACAACAGGAAAGAAACATGACCACACTCGACGATCTCACGCCCTTGCAGCGCCAGGAATTAATCGGAACATGGGTAGACGTTAAAGGAAGCACACAACTACACATCTACCTGGGCGAGTTCACCAGCAATACCGGTATCCGCCACGGTGCGCGGCTATTCAACCCCACCTACACAGACACCTACGCCGCCTTCGAGGGCTGCACCCCACGCCCTGACCTGCCCCGCGCCTGGGCACCACACGGCAAACCAGCAGCAGGGGAGTGGGAATACGCCGTGCAATACCTGACCCCGGACGGGTGGAAATACAGCCGCCCATCGTGGGAAAATCGCTGGCAGGATAGCGAAGCCGTGCAAGAAGTCCGCGCCCACCGCGACCACCCCGGACAAGAAACACGCCTCGTCCGCCGCCTCGTCTCCCAGCCGGAGGCGATGGAAACGTGAGGTTGCACCTAATGCCGGTAAACAGACAGAAAAATGAAAGAAACGAATATCATGGATTCCATGACCAACGACACTCAAGACCAAGCACTCGAGGATGCGATAGAAGCACACAAAGCAGTAGAAGATCTAAAGCTACAACTTCAAGAGCTAAAAAATCAGCGAACCATGGCAGTACGACGAGCTAAAACAGCAGGCGTACCGATGGGCACCATATCAAAGGTGCTTGGAATTTCACCGACCATGGCGACACTCATTTACAAGAATGAAAGATAACTAGAATGCGTAAAATTTTCTCTCTCGCTCTCATAGCAGCAGCGTGCTCGCTGGCGGCTTGTGGTTCGTCCCCAGAGGCAACCGAAGCCATGCATGAGGCAACAAAAACTACTCATGAGAAGCCGTCCAAGGTTGATCCTGGCGAATTTGAGACCGCTATCCAGGTACTCACCTATCTTCAAACGCAAAATGTCACCTGCAACGACACTGGCAGCACCGAGCAAGGACTCACCTGTAGCACTTCAAGCGTTGCCTATATCGTAAACGGCGGGCAGGACAAGACCACGGTTAAAGCTATGGTTGATGGGGCCTCAACGGTAGAGAACACCGCCGTTATCTATGGCGATAATTGGTATATCACTTGCACTGGAATCACAGCTCCTACAGCTTGCCTGTCTGCCGGTTCGGGCCTTGTTGGGTACGAGAAATCAGGATTCTAAATCATTTTGCGGCGGCTGCAACCGTCGCGGGGCTGACCGCCCCAAAAAATCAGAAAGGATACACTCATGACCATTCAAGATGTCACCATTGTTGGCAATATCTGCTCTGATGTAGAGCTGCGCTACACTCCGCAGGGCACTCCGGTGGCCCAGTTCAATGTCGCGGTGAACGACCGACGCTTCAACAGCGAGACGAACCAGTGGGAGAACGGCGACGCTACGTTCTACCGCGTGAGCGCATGGAAGCAGCTAGGGGAGCACGCCTCAGAAACGCTCGCTAAGGGCATGGAGGTTATCGTCAAGGGCAAGTTTACGGCCCGCAACTACACGACCAGGGAAGGTGTTGAGCGCACCTCGCTGGAGGTGACCGTGAACCCCGGCAAGGGTGCCCTTGGCCCGTCGTTGATGTGGATGGTGGGCAGTATGTCGAAGGCCCAGCAGGGCGGCGGGCAGCAGGCCCAGCAGCAGGACCCGTGGAATAGTGCCCCGCAGGGCGGCTTTAGTGGTGGGGACTCGGAGCCGCCGTTCTAATAGGTGGCCTGCGAATATTTCCGCAGCGGGGGCGCGTGTCGCCCCTGTGTTCTAATAATGCCTTCGTTAGCCGCCGAGAGTGAGGAGACGTCATGCCGCCTACCGTTATTGAGTCCTCTAGTGGCATTGTCCGCGTGGAGTCGTTTACTGATACGACGCCGGGGGATGAGTACGCCGCTGTGTCGCTGGAAGTCGCCGGTGTTCAGGTTGATTTGAGTGCGGATCAGGCTGAGGAGTTAGCGGCCGGGTTGCGGGCGCATGGAGGGTATCTTTCCGCCACCCCCCGTTAGTCTCATCGTGTCCTAGACTGTCCTGTGGGGCTAGGAGTATTGGCACACAAGATCGAACCGTGAACAATAGCTCACGACACAAGAATCCCACCCGCATCACTAGGGAACGTCGTGAAGCCAGCCTGCACCAACACCAAGAACCGAGCATTCATAAACCCCGCCAGAGCACCACACAACAGCATCCAGGCAGCGCTCAAAATGTGCCACCACTGCCCACTCCTCAAACACTGCGCCTCCCAAGCCCTCACCTCCGGCACCAGCCTAAGCGAGGACTGCCGCGCCCCCGCCGCCGATGTCATACAGGCCGGAGTCATCTGCCACGGCGACCTTGACACCGCCTACAAGCTCGCCGCCATAGCGCAGGTTGACGTCCCCGCCTACCTCATCGAGACGACACACCGCGACAACATCGGCGCACGGCGCCCCGACAGGTGCCGCAACTGCGACCGCCCGATGGTGAAGTGGAACCGCCATGAGGAACAACCGGAGGGCTATCAGATGCACTACGCCCGGGGCTTCTGCACCGCCTGCCGCTCCGCATACGCCCAGTGGAAGAAGGACAACCCGACCGAGCAATGCGGGCTGAGGAAGCCGATAGACCGCAAACGCCACTCTGCCCCACCCCGTAAACGAGGGGCCGTCACTATCCAACCGACCTTATTTGAGATTCCAGCATGACCACACCGTTCCTCATGTCCTACCCGGACAGCCCGAAGCACCTGGCGACTATCGAGCTCCCGTGGGAGAAACCGCCGCTGAGCCTGAATGATTCCGCCCCGGCGTCGAAGGGCGCCGTATGGGGGCGTGCTGCGAAGAAGCGGGAGATCCAGCAGGCCGTTCATCTCCTCGCCCGTAACGTCAGAATGCCGGAGGGCATGGGCTATTTGATTGTCCAGCTGCACTATCGACCCCGCGATAATCGGGGCCGGGATACGGATAATGTGGCGGCGTCCGGGAAGCCGATTTATGACGCGCTATCTAGGGGGTCGAAGCAGATTCCCGGCTTGGGGTTGGTGCCGGATGATTTGCCTAGGTTTATGGGGAAGCCGGAGCCGGTCATTTGGCCTGCCGTGAAGGGGCTGAGGGGTCGTATGTGGATGGATTTATGGGTGTGCGAGAGCGCCCCTGAGCCTTACATTAGGGCAGGCTAGAGAGCTCAATTTTACTTTTTGTAAACCGTGATCTATACTTAGATATGTAAGCAAGAACAGCCCCTGCAAGGGCAAGCAGAAAGGAAGAAAAAATGAACACCAAGCTCGCTAACCTCAACACTCTTGGCAAGGAAATCAACTCCACCCAGGAAATCATCATGAGCGCTTTCGAGACCCACATCGACCACATCAACACCGGCAGGCTCATCGCCGAGGTGCCGGACACCGCAGCGCTGAACAAGATGTACGCACGCCGCATCGAGATGGTAAACGAGCTCAACGCCATGGGTGTTGATACCGAGCAGGTCATGGCCGCAGCCAAGGGCAAGCTCAACGACTAGCCCGCGCAAGGTGGGGAGCGCATACCTAAATCACGCTCACACTCCTGCAAGAGTCCAAAGAAAGGAATCACCCATGAACTCCTACACCTGCTACCAAGGCCAACTCGCAGAAGCCCGCATGGCCCCATACGACGAGTACAACTATCTCGTCGAGGTCGTGCTCTGGTGTGAGGACGGAACCGACATCACGCACCAGCTAGTAGTCAGCGCAGCCAGCTCAGACTTCTGCGACCTACTAGAGGGACTCGAAACCGAAGCATACGAAACCGACATCCCAAATTTTGCGGAACTGCTCAAAACTCATGAGCTGGGCGAACTTCACATGATTGACGGCCCACTCTAAACCAGAGCTAGCGCTCATCGGCCGCTAACCGGGTCTACGCCCAGGTAAACGGCAGCGGCGAATGGAACTGGGTCGGGGGCGTTATATCGATGAGTTGCGATGCGTAGCGATGGGACGGGATTAAGCATGAGTCAAGGCACCGCGATAGCCACCTGGACTCTCACATTCGGTGAAGAGAATACCGTCCAGTGGCGTTTGTATCAGGGCGAAGAATTACGGGGGATGTTCATTACCAAAGATGACGCACTCCACTATCTAGACGAAATCAGTAAAGGGACATTTAAGCGATGACTAATCAGAGAAAAGATTTTCACATGACGTCGTTGGAAGCGTGGCAGCAACTTAACCGGGTGGAAGCTGGTGGGCGCGTGCCTCAAGATGTTGCCGTCGCATCGCTAAAAGAGGTAGAGGGCATGCGATATGAGTACGCCGCCCAAGTCTGGCGGCCACTACTCGAAAAGTGGCTATTTGTGGGGTCATATGGATTGTGGGAACGGCCGCGCCGCGCCCGCTGGTACATGCTCCCCACTACCGCCGAGCGCATGGCTATTGAAAGGCACCCGGGCGAGCGGGTGCGGATTGTGGCGCGTGCCTACAGTCAGCCCATCGTCATGAGTGAGGAAGAGCGCGAGGAAGAATGTTTAACTCTCTAATAAACCTGCTATCCGCCTACGCCTACACCCCGGACGGTGGCGTAGCTGACCCTAATCACCCCGTCTACATCCTGCTGTGGGCACTGAAGGTGATGGCATGACTGTTCTCTGTACCCGCACCACTACCATCATGCCACCATATAAACCCCGCGCTGGGGAGGTGCAGCGCGTCAAGGTGGACGGCACCGTAGAATCGTGCACTCAAGCTCGCCGCGACCGCCCCGAACCCGAACACCTCCAATTCCAGGAGCCGGAGCCGGGCCTCTTCCGCCGCTGCCACCAGTTCTACAAGCACGACCACTATGGCGAACCGACTCATCCGAAACCTATGTGGGAAGTCTTCGAACTCTGGTACGAGGAATCATGAAGATAGGCAGCATGTTCGCAGGCTATGGCGGACTCGACCTAGGCCTCATGCAAGTATTCCCCAACGCCACTGCTTGTAGATCATCCCGTGCGTTCCCTACACTCGCGGTTCCCAGAAAGTAAATCGGCCACCAATCCCGAATTTATTGAATGGATTATGGGCCTACCTGCCGGGTGGGTAACTCAAGTGCCGGGGCTTCGACGCACACAGCAAATCAAGGCGTCAGGTAATCGCGTGTGCCCGCAGCAAGGGGCGGCGGCGTTACGCAACATGCTTTTAAGTCAAGAAACATGAAAGGAAAAAATTATGTGCAACAACTCGATTGAAGTTCCGTTTACTCTCGCCCCGGGAGCGCAGCCGCCGCGTCGCGCTCATGCTAGTGACGCGGGTTGGGATCTTTCTCTAATGGTGAATGTGAAGATTCCGGTCAACGGGCACGTTGTGGCGTCTACGGGCGTGTCTGTGGACATTCCTGATGGGTACGTGGGAAAAGTGTTTGTTCGGTCGTCGCTTGGCTTTAAGCGGCACGTAGTGCTTTCTAACGGCACGGGGATCATTGACGCGGGTTACACGGGGGAGATTATGGTGTCGCTTCATAATGAGGGGACGGCCCCGGTGTGGTTGCGCGGTGGTGAGCGTGTGGCGCAGCTTGTTGTGGAGAAACTACCCGTGGTGGGGTTTGTGGAAGTTGAAGAATTAGGCGCTTCGGAGCGCGGCGTTGGTGGGTTTGGATCTACTGGTTTGTAGTGCTTAAACGGCTCAATTTTACAAATTGTAACTGGCGTATTATAGTGATTCATGTAAGCAACAAGGGGCTGCAACCCCAAGCAGAAAGGAAACAAAATGTCCATCATCGTAAACACCACCGCACAGGCCGAATTCCTCTCCAACCTTGACCGCGTAAGCCGCCAGCTGC
Coding sequences:
- the ssb gene encoding single-stranded DNA-binding protein, producing the protein MTIQDVTIVGNICSDVELRYTPQGTPVAQFNVAVNDRRFNSETNQWENGDATFYRVSAWKQLGEHASETLAKGMEVIVKGKFTARNYTTREGVERTSLEVTVNPGKGALGPSLMWMVGSMSKAQQGGGQQAQQQDPWNSAPQGGFSGGDSEPPF
- the dut gene encoding dUTP diphosphatase, which codes for MCNNSIEVPFTLAPGAQPPRRAHASDAGWDLSLMVNVKIPVNGHVVASTGVSVDIPDGYVGKVFVRSSLGFKRHVVLSNGTGIIDAGYTGEIMVSLHNEGTAPVWLRGGERVAQLVVEKLPVVGFVEVEELGASERGVGGFGSTGL